One genomic region from Manis pentadactyla isolate mManPen7 chromosome 12, mManPen7.hap1, whole genome shotgun sequence encodes:
- the CDKN2D gene encoding cyclin-dependent kinase 4 inhibitor D produces the protein MPIGCAGMVGEVPQGLARGSAAGLQRSEFIRKQIRGVRGRGLERAGSVPCLLTPQLLRRRLKTDPARRRGGRAASVDMLLEEVRAGDRLSGAAARGDVQEVRRLLHHELVHPDVLNRFGKTALQVMMFGSPIIALELLKQGASPNVQDASGTTPAHDAARTGFLDTLKVLVEHGADVNVPDGTGALPIHLAVREGHTAVVSFLAPESDLLHRHARGLTPLGAGTGEEGSGSHGHT, from the exons ATGCCCATTGGCTGCGCTGGCATGGTGGGCGAGGTGCCGCAGGGTCTGGCCCGGGGCAGCGCGGCTGGGCTACAACGTAGCGAgttcataagaaaacaaatccgtggCGTTCGTGGGCGGGGCCTCGAGCGTGCTGGCTCGGTCCCCTGCCTGCTGACTCCGCAGCTGCTGCGGCGCCGGCTCAAAACAGACCCCGCCCGTCGAAGAGGAGGGAGG GCCGCCAGTGTCGACATGCTGCTGGAGGAGGTCCGCGCTGGCGACCGGCTGAGCGGGGCCGCGGCCCGAGGCGACGTGCAGGAGGTGCGCCGCCTTCTGCACCACGAGCTGGTGCACCCCGACGTCCTGAACCGCTTCGGCAAGACGGCGCTGCAG GTTATGATGTTTGGCAGCCCCATCATTGCTTTGGAGCTATTGAAGCAAGGAGCCAGCCCCAACGTCCAGGATGCCTCTGGCACCACTCCAGCCCATGATGCAGCGCGAACTGGATTTCTTGACACCCTGAAAGTTTTGGTAGAGCATGGCGCTGATGTCAACGTTCCTGATGGCACCGGGGCGCTCCCCATCCATTTGGCAGTGCGAGAGGGCCACACCGCGGTGGTCAGCTTCCTGGCTCCTGAATCTGATCTTCTCCACAGGCATGCCAGGGGCCTCACTCCCCTGGGAGCTGGCACAGGGGAGGAGGGCTCAGGATCTCATGGACATACTTAA